Below is a window of Ananas comosus cultivar F153 linkage group 9, ASM154086v1, whole genome shotgun sequence DNA.
NNNNNNNNNNNNNNNNNNNNNNNNNNNNNNNNNNNNNNNNNNNNNNNNNNNNNNNNNNNNNNNNNNNNNNNNNNNNNNNNNNNNNNNNNNNNNNNNNNNNNNNNNNNNNNNNNNNNNNNNNNNNNNNNNNNNNNNNNNNNNNNNNNNNNNNNNNNNNNNNNNNNNNNNNNNNNNNNNNNNNNNNNNNNNNNNNNNNNNNNNNNNNNNNNNNNNNNNNNNNNNNNNNNNNNNNNNNNNNNNNNNNNNNNNNNNNNNNNNNNNNNNNNNNNNNNNNNNNNNNNNNNNNNNNNNNNNNNNNNNNNNNNNNNNNNNNNNNNNNNNNNNNNNNNNNNNNNNNNNNNNNNNNNNNNNNNNNNNNNNNNNNNNNNNNNNNNNNNNNNNNNNNNNNNNNNNNNNNNNNNNNNNNNNNNNNNNNNNNNNNNNNNNNNNNNNNNNNNNNNNNNNNNNNNNNNNNNNNNNNNNNNNNNNNNNNNNNNNNNNNNNNNNNNNNNNNNNNNNNNNNNNNNNNNNNNNNNNNNNNNNNNNNNNNNNNNNNNNNNNNNNNNNNNNNNNNNNNNNNNNNNNNNNNNNNNNNNNNNNNNNNNNNNNNNNNNNNNNNNNNNNNNNNNNNNNNNNNNNNNNNNNNNNNNNNNNNNNNNNNNNNNNNNNNNNNNNNNNNNNNNNNNNNNNNNNNNNNNNNNNNNNNNNNNNNNNNNNNNNNNNNNNNNNNNNNNNNNNNNNNNNNNNNNNNNNNNNNNNNNNNNNNNNNNNNNNNNNNNNNNNNNNNNNNNNNNNNNNNNNNNNNNNNNNNNNNNNNNNNNNNNNNNNNNNNNNNNNNNNNNNNNNNNNNNNNNNNNNNNNNNNNNNNNNNNNNNNNNNNNNNNNNNNNNNNNNNNNNNNNNNNNNNNNNNNNNNNNNNNNNNNNNNNNNNNNNNNNNNNNNNNNNNNNNNNNNNNNNNNNNNNNNNNNNNNNNNNNNNNNNNNNNNNNNNNNNNNNNNNNNNNNNNNNNNNNNNNNNNNNCTAGTCTATAATGAATTACAGTACTTCATTTCTTTTAACTGAGTTTCATACCAAAAAACATTACACAACATCCTTTCACGTTTTCTGAATAATGCAATCGAAAATGACCGGTTAATAATAATCTACAATAGAAAATACGATTTAAAAAAGGATTAATTAAAAGCTAGATACGATATTCTTAGATGAACAGAATTGTAAAAAATAactcttttcaaatttttgactgAGCATTTCTCTATTTAAATTTCCAACTAGCAGTGACAGCGGGAAAATATTTATTGACTTATACTGTTACATAAGCATAGTATGTGtcctattttaaaatttaattcaattcgacaaaaattcgtataattataatatcgtaaaaatttattttttaaatttaaagtcgtAAATAAATCGCTTAAAAGACAATTCGGTAATATAAATTCGATACGTATTTATACGAAAATTATACgttcattaattaaaaattcagaataaaaaattcacctattaaacttaaaatttttttctaaatttatgctACTATCGTAAACAGTTACAATTCTTAAAATTCAAaagctacaaaataaaatagattaaataaaaaaaagctataGAGAATTATATTATACACTATAGTATATAAACAATCAAgcaagaaatatattaaaatagcccattattaattataaaatatatatatttttttaggcaAATGAacagaaaatttatatttaaatataaaatataagataatctatacttaaatataaaaattataagtttattatttagatttttaataattcaaaaataatttacaaattattgGATTGGCTCAAAAATTtacgaataattttttttttaaaaaaaaatttataaataaaccgtttaattcgaatttttaaataattcgcgaataatttacTGAGGTAACTAACAAAGTCCACCTAGCAGTGTCCTTTCTGATGTGCTCCGAAAGAAAGATTATGATGGTACACGCTGACTAGAATTAAAAATATCTGACTTAAtttactctttttcttcttgAGAGCTAGAATATAGcttctattttattattactatcaGTATAATTTGCACAAACTCCATGCGAGCACagtttaaatctttttatttcaataatttCCTAACAAAAGATGAGTAAGTTATAACTGAGGGTGATCATCCAAACATTTGAGAGTGTCAAAATAGTAATTCTGGAACACATCCATCTCATTTCTGGGAAGTCCCAAGCCAACCTCCACCCCTCCCTCCTCGTCGCGGCTCTCGGCCACGGCCACCGCGCCGGTGTTCGCCACCGACACGACCTCGACCTTCGCCGGCCTCCCCCACCCGAAATCCACGCCGTAGACGCCGAATTTCGGGGACCCGGCGACCGTCAGAATGAGCCCGGCGGCGCGCGATTTGAACCCGCGCAACCAATCCCGCGCGCTCTCCAGGCTCTTCCCGAGACCTCCGATCGCGCGCCCGATCGCCTCCGCCGCGACGACGAGCCCGTCGTCGCCGCCGAGGTCCGCGGCGTCGACGTCGGCGAAGCACGGCCCGACGCAGTTCCCGAAGTACTCCGCGGGGAGCGGCGGCCGCATCCGGGACCGGAAGTCGGCCGCGAACCCCATGTGCGCCGCCTCGCCGGCCGCCGCCCGTTTCGCGCGCACGTAGCCGACGAACGCGAAGGCGAACGTCACGACGACGGTCGAGCAGTGGAaggccgacgccgccgccctcgccgacACGGCGTCCTTCAGCGCCTGGACGTGCCGCTTCCGCAGCGTGAAGGACGCGAAGACTCTGTCGGCCGCAGTCGCCGCGCCGTGGCCGTCGGAGCCTCTCATCTCCGAAACCCCTTCGTAGAAAGTAGAGTAGACGTCGTGAGGGTCGGGAACCAAGGTGcggtcgacgacgacgacggcggcggcggcgggagcggGTGCGCCGGCGGCAGCGGAGGCGGACCAGCAGCGCATGAAGCGCATGATGCTGCTGCCGTCGCAGACTGCATGGTGCACCGCAGTCCCCACGACGAGGCCGCGGGAGGGGAAGACGGTCACCTGCA
It encodes the following:
- the LOC109714801 gene encoding coumaroyl-CoA:anthocyanidin 3-O-glucoside-6''-O-coumaroyltransferase 2-like; this encodes MASSSSSSSSLPLVRLIETCRVSPPEGSVAPTAVPLTFFDVIWLYLPPMERLFFYPFPHPTSHFLSSFLPSLKSSLSLSLRSFFPLASLLRPSPDASDRFELFFSDATSPGVRFTVAECSDAQNAAGLFDHLADGRPREVSLLRQLVPSLAPPDCTDSPPPPRPPPVFAVQVTVFPSRGLVVGTAVHHAVCDGSSIMRFMRCWSASAAAGAPAPAAAAVVVVDRTLVPDPHDVYSTFYEGVSEMRGSDGHGAATAADRVFASFTLRKRHVQALKDAVSARAAASAFHCSTVVVTFAFAFVGYVRAKRAAAGEAAHMGFAADFRSRMRPPLPAEYFGNCVGPCFADVDAADLGGDDGLVVAAEAIGRAIGGLGKSLESARDWLRGFKSRAAGLILTVAGSPKFGVYGVDFGWGRPAKVEVVSVANTGAVAVAESRDEEGGVEVGLGLPRNEMDVFQNYYFDTLKCLDDHPQL